In Flavobacterium gelatinilyticum, a genomic segment contains:
- a CDS encoding GxxExxY protein, which produces MITKKYLTDLIYQVNGAAIEVHRKIGAGLLESIYHQCMIKELSLRGINFQSELKIPIEYKGLKLESDLRCDLFIENCLVLELKAVDQIIPIHVAKLMSYMKLLESPIGLMINFNVTNIYHEGQKTYVNDLYRWLEE; this is translated from the coding sequence ATGATTACAAAGAAATATTTGACTGATTTAATTTATCAGGTAAACGGAGCGGCGATTGAAGTTCATAGAAAAATTGGAGCAGGACTTTTAGAAAGCATTTATCATCAGTGTATGATTAAAGAACTTTCTTTAAGAGGAATTAATTTTCAATCAGAATTAAAAATTCCTATTGAATATAAAGGTTTAAAATTGGAATCAGATTTAAGATGTGATCTATTTATTGAAAATTGCTTAGTTCTAGAATTAAAAGCAGTTGATCAAATTATTCCAATTCATGTCGCCAAACTAATGTCTTATATGAAACTTCTAGAATCTCCAATCGGACTAATGATAAATTTTAATGTAACAAATATTTATCACGAAGGTCAAAAAACATATGTCAACGATTTATATCGCTGGTTAGAAGAATAA
- a CDS encoding SUF system Fe-S cluster assembly protein, whose translation MEQEIDTNELGESIVRVLKGIYDPEIPVDIYELGLIYDVMVNTDYEVKILMTLTSPNCPVAESLPREVEEKVKTIENIKDVDVEITFDPPWSKDLMSEEAKLELGML comes from the coding sequence ATGGAACAAGAAATAGACACAAACGAATTAGGAGAATCAATCGTAAGAGTTTTAAAAGGCATTTACGATCCTGAGATTCCTGTAGATATTTATGAATTAGGATTAATCTACGACGTAATGGTAAACACAGATTACGAAGTAAAAATCTTAATGACACTTACTTCTCCAAACTGTCCGGTTGCCGAAAGTTTACCAAGAGAAGTTGAAGAGAAAGTAAAAACAATCGAAAACATCAAAGATGTTGATGTTGAAATTACTTTTGATCCGCCTTGGAGCAAAGATTTAATGAGCGAAGAAGCGAAATTAGAATTAGGAATGCTTTAA